A part of Streptomyces sp. NBC_01210 genomic DNA contains:
- a CDS encoding redox-sensing transcriptional repressor Rex, producing the protein MATGRNHRPATRSRGIPEATVARLPLYLRALTALSERSVPTVSSEELAAAAGVNSAKLRKDFSYLGSYGTRGVGYDVEYLVYQISRELGLTQDWPVVIVGIGNLGAALANYGGFASRGFRVAALIDADPEMAGKPVAGMPVQHTDELEKIISDNGVSIGVISTPAGAAQQVCERLIAAGVTSILNFAPTVLSVPDGVDVRKVDLSIELQILAFHEQRKAGEEAEAAGRKGPDGDMPAVMPA; encoded by the coding sequence GTGGCAACTGGCCGAAATCACCGACCGGCGACCCGTAGCCGAGGAATCCCCGAGGCCACCGTCGCCCGACTTCCGCTGTACCTGCGCGCCCTGACCGCGCTGTCCGAGCGGTCCGTCCCCACGGTCTCGTCGGAGGAACTCGCCGCCGCCGCCGGAGTCAACTCCGCGAAGCTGCGCAAGGACTTCTCCTACCTGGGCTCGTACGGGACACGCGGTGTCGGCTACGACGTCGAGTACCTCGTCTACCAGATCTCGCGCGAGCTCGGTCTGACGCAGGACTGGCCCGTGGTCATCGTCGGTATCGGTAACCTCGGCGCCGCGCTCGCCAACTACGGCGGTTTCGCCTCCCGGGGTTTCCGGGTCGCCGCGCTGATCGACGCCGACCCGGAGATGGCCGGGAAGCCGGTCGCCGGGATGCCCGTCCAGCACACGGACGAACTCGAGAAGATCATCAGCGACAACGGAGTGTCGATCGGTGTCATCTCGACGCCCGCCGGCGCCGCGCAGCAGGTGTGCGAGCGGCTGATCGCGGCCGGTGTCACCTCGATCCTCAACTTCGCCCCCACCGTCCTCTCGGTGCCCGACGGCGTCGATGTGCGCAAGGTCGATCTCTCGATCGAGCTGCAGATCCTCGCCTTCCACGAGCAGCGGAAGGCCGGCGAGGAAGCCGAGGCCGCAGGCCGGAAGGGACCCGACGGGGACATGCCCGCCGTGATGCCGGCATGA
- a CDS encoding glutamyl-tRNA reductase, which produces MSLLVVGLSHRSAPVSVLERASLSADAQVKLLQDTLAAEPAAEAAVLATCNRIELYADVDKFHAGVAELSTLLAQHSGVGLEELTPYLYVHYEDRAVHHLFSVACGLDSMVVGEGQILGQIKDALALGQDLHTAGRLINDLFQQALRVGKRAHSETGIDRAGQSLVTFGLEQLAAGATVEAWAADKRVLVIGAGSMSSLAATTLARLGVRELVIANRTLERAERLAAVLTEPGGVSVHAVSMADVADELTRADVAVSCTGATGLVLTAESVAAALAEHVVPVAVPVAGNDLRAPDGSLVARLAAAAARDGRVADKSAAGGSDAADREPSARITDPADPVGADAPGVDGPAGLGAAVDLDEAAGACPVGLGDGPGPDALAQHQAWVDNAPRGTRVAGAVHARGATATAPVRLALLDLAMPRDIDGAVHRLAGVRLVDIESLAEASADAPMAADVDQVRGIVSDEVAAFGAAQRAAHITPTVVALRTMAADVVAGEVARLEGRLPDLDDKERAEITQTVRRVVDKLLHAPTVRVKQLASEPGGAGYADALRTLFDLDPETVASVSRADLNDADVKNRGRV; this is translated from the coding sequence ATGAGTCTCCTGGTCGTCGGGCTGAGCCATCGCAGCGCGCCGGTGAGCGTGCTGGAGCGGGCCTCGCTGTCCGCTGATGCGCAGGTCAAGCTGTTGCAGGACACCCTCGCCGCGGAGCCCGCGGCCGAGGCGGCGGTGCTGGCCACCTGTAACCGCATCGAGCTGTACGCGGACGTGGACAAGTTCCACGCCGGTGTCGCCGAGCTCTCGACCCTGCTCGCACAGCACAGCGGGGTGGGGCTCGAGGAGCTCACTCCGTATCTCTATGTGCACTACGAGGACCGGGCCGTGCACCACCTCTTCTCGGTGGCCTGCGGTCTGGACTCCATGGTTGTCGGCGAGGGGCAGATCCTCGGGCAGATCAAGGACGCTCTCGCGCTCGGGCAGGACCTGCACACCGCGGGCCGTCTGATCAACGACCTGTTCCAGCAGGCCCTTCGTGTCGGCAAGCGCGCGCACAGCGAGACCGGGATCGACCGGGCCGGGCAGTCGCTCGTCACCTTCGGTCTCGAGCAGCTCGCCGCGGGCGCCACCGTCGAGGCATGGGCGGCGGACAAGCGGGTGCTGGTCATCGGTGCCGGCTCGATGTCCTCGCTCGCCGCGACGACGCTGGCGCGCCTGGGTGTACGTGAACTCGTCATCGCCAACCGGACGCTGGAGCGCGCGGAGCGACTGGCCGCGGTGCTGACGGAGCCGGGCGGGGTGAGCGTGCACGCCGTGTCCATGGCCGATGTTGCCGACGAACTGACACGTGCCGATGTGGCGGTGTCCTGCACCGGTGCGACGGGTCTGGTCCTGACGGCCGAGTCCGTTGCCGCGGCGCTCGCGGAGCACGTGGTGCCGGTGGCGGTCCCGGTGGCGGGTAACGACCTGCGGGCGCCGGACGGCAGTCTGGTGGCCCGCCTTGCCGCGGCCGCGGCGCGCGACGGCCGCGTGGCCGACAAGTCGGCTGCGGGGGGCTCGGACGCGGCGGACCGCGAACCGTCCGCCCGGATCACGGACCCGGCCGACCCCGTCGGCGCGGATGCGCCGGGTGTGGATGGTCCGGCCGGCCTCGGCGCCGCGGTGGACCTCGACGAAGCCGCCGGGGCCTGCCCCGTCGGGCTCGGCGACGGGCCCGGGCCCGATGCGCTTGCGCAGCACCAGGCGTGGGTCGACAACGCGCCCCGGGGCACCCGGGTCGCCGGAGCCGTGCACGCGCGGGGCGCCACAGCCACCGCGCCCGTCCGGCTCGCGCTGCTCGACCTCGCCATGCCCCGTGACATCGACGGTGCCGTCCACCGGCTCGCCGGCGTACGGCTCGTCGACATCGAGTCGCTCGCCGAGGCCTCCGCCGACGCCCCGATGGCCGCCGACGTGGACCAGGTGCGCGGCATCGTCTCCGACGAGGTGGCCGCCTTCGGCGCCGCCCAGCGCGCCGCGCACATCACTCCGACCGTCGTCGCTCTGCGCACCATGGCCGCCGATGTCGTCGCCGGTGAGGTCGCTCGGCTCGAGGGCCGCCTACCCGACCTGGACGACAAGGAGCGCGCCGAGATCACCCAGACCGTGCGCCGCGTCGTCGACAAGCTCCTGCACGCGCCCACCGTGCGGGTGAAGCAGCTGGCCAGCGAGCCCGGTGGCGCCGGGTACGCGGACGCGCTGCGGACACTCTTCGACCTCGACCCGGAGACGGTCGCCTCCGTCAGCCGGGCCGACCTGAATGACGCCGACGTCAAGAACCGAGGGCGAGTATGA
- the hemC gene encoding hydroxymethylbilane synthase: MTERALRLGTRRSKLAMAQSGQVAQAVRQLTGRAVELVEITTYGDTSREHLAQIGGTGVFVTALRDALLRGDVDFAVHSLKDLPTAQPDDLALAAVPLREDPRDVLVARDGLTFDRLPNGARIGTGSPRRMAQLNAYARTHGMAIETVPIRGNVDTRIGYVRSGELDAVVLAAAGLNRIGRIDEVTDFLAVDFVLPAPGQGALAIECAAVNADLTAALAELDDPYTRAAVTAERSLLAALEAGCTAPVGALADLLADGQVVTEMRLRGVVGTTDGSTLVQLSTTGPVPTSHSDAVALGRELASEMLAKGAAGLMGERAR; the protein is encoded by the coding sequence ATGACCGAGAGGGCACTGAGGCTCGGGACCAGGCGCAGCAAGCTGGCCATGGCCCAGTCCGGGCAAGTGGCTCAGGCAGTGCGCCAGTTGACCGGCCGTGCCGTCGAGCTTGTCGAGATCACCACGTACGGGGACACCTCCCGTGAGCATCTCGCGCAGATCGGCGGTACGGGGGTCTTCGTCACCGCATTGCGGGACGCCCTGCTGCGGGGTGACGTCGACTTCGCCGTTCATTCGCTGAAGGACCTGCCCACCGCGCAGCCCGACGACCTGGCGCTGGCGGCCGTGCCGCTGCGCGAGGACCCGCGGGACGTGCTGGTCGCGCGCGACGGACTGACGTTCGACCGGCTGCCGAACGGCGCCCGGATCGGCACCGGTTCGCCGCGCAGGATGGCGCAGCTCAACGCGTACGCGCGCACCCATGGCATGGCGATCGAGACTGTGCCGATCCGCGGCAATGTCGATACGCGGATCGGATATGTACGGAGCGGGGAGCTGGACGCCGTGGTTCTTGCCGCGGCCGGGCTCAACCGCATCGGCAGGATCGACGAGGTCACCGACTTCCTGGCGGTCGACTTCGTCCTGCCCGCCCCCGGCCAGGGGGCATTGGCGATCGAGTGTGCCGCGGTCAACGCGGACCTCACCGCCGCACTCGCCGAGCTCGACGACCCGTACACACGGGCCGCCGTGACCGCCGAGCGTTCCCTGCTCGCCGCCCTGGAGGCCGGCTGCACCGCACCTGTGGGTGCGCTGGCCGACCTGCTGGCCGACGGACAGGTTGTCACCGAAATGCGCCTGCGCGGCGTCGTCGGCACGACCGACGGCTCGACGCTGGTGCAGTTGTCCACCACCGGTCCTGTACCCACGTCGCACAGCGACGCAGTCGCGCTCGGTCGCGAACTCGCGTCCGAGATGCTCGCCAAGGGTGCGGCCGGTCTTATGGGGGAGCGAGCACGTTGA
- a CDS encoding bifunctional uroporphyrinogen-III C-methyltransferase/uroporphyrinogen-III synthase — protein sequence MSPTNLPALPAHGHGHVTFLGAGPGDPGLLTLRAVEALAGADVLIAEPEVLDVVRSHARASVSTPELTVVDDASTAAGIPVLRDAANLVMEAARVGKRVVRAVSGDPGLDGNAGQEMLACAAEGIPFEVVPGVATAVGVPAYAGVPLRDAQGADVRFVDARSASERCWTEVGASDGTVVVSATLETVAAAASELVAAGRKPDTPLTVTVAGTTTRQRTWSATLGTIAQVLKQAKVLPSPQGHRPVIAVVGERSSAAQRDQLSWFESKPLFGWKVLVPRTKEQAASLSDQLRSYGAVPHEVPTIAVEPPRTPQQMERAVKGLVTGRYEWIAFTSVNAVKAVREKFEEYGLDARAFAGIKVAAVGEQTAAALVDFGVKPDLVPSGEQSAAGLLEDWPPYDPVFDPIDRVFLPRADIATETLVAGLIELGWEVDDVTAYRTVRASPPPADTREAIKGGGFDAVLFTSSSTVRNLVGIAGKPHNVTVIACIGPATAKTAEEHGLRVDVLSPEPSVHKLAEALAEFGAQRRAAAVEAGEHVTRPSERRPGGRRRRTT from the coding sequence TTGAGCCCCACCAACCTTCCGGCCCTTCCTGCACACGGACACGGGCACGTCACCTTCCTCGGCGCCGGACCCGGCGACCCCGGACTGCTGACACTGCGCGCCGTCGAGGCGCTCGCGGGTGCGGACGTACTGATCGCCGAGCCAGAGGTGCTCGACGTGGTACGCAGCCATGCGCGAGCGAGCGTAAGCACGCCTGAACTGACGGTTGTTGACGACGCGTCAACAGCCGCCGGGATCCCCGTCCTCAGGGATGCGGCCAATCTTGTCATGGAGGCCGCAAGGGTCGGCAAGCGGGTCGTCCGCGCAGTCTCCGGCGACCCGGGCCTCGACGGAAACGCAGGTCAGGAGATGCTCGCGTGCGCCGCGGAGGGGATTCCCTTCGAGGTCGTGCCGGGTGTCGCCACGGCGGTAGGCGTGCCCGCTTACGCCGGTGTGCCGCTGCGCGACGCGCAGGGCGCCGACGTCCGTTTCGTCGACGCCCGTAGCGCGAGTGAGCGGTGCTGGACCGAGGTCGGCGCGAGCGACGGCACGGTCGTCGTCTCCGCGACGCTGGAGACGGTCGCCGCGGCGGCGTCCGAGCTGGTGGCCGCGGGCCGCAAGCCGGACACCCCGCTGACCGTGACTGTCGCCGGTACGACGACGCGGCAGCGGACCTGGTCCGCGACGCTGGGGACGATCGCGCAGGTCCTGAAGCAGGCGAAGGTACTGCCCTCCCCACAGGGGCACCGGCCGGTCATAGCGGTGGTCGGTGAACGCAGCTCCGCCGCCCAGCGGGACCAGCTCTCGTGGTTCGAGTCCAAGCCGCTCTTCGGCTGGAAGGTGCTCGTGCCGCGGACCAAGGAGCAGGCGGCATCGCTCTCCGACCAGCTGCGGAGCTATGGAGCCGTGCCGCACGAGGTGCCGACGATCGCCGTCGAGCCGCCGCGGACGCCCCAGCAGATGGAGCGGGCGGTCAAGGGCCTGGTGACGGGCCGCTACGAGTGGATCGCTTTCACGAGCGTGAACGCCGTGAAGGCGGTGCGGGAGAAGTTCGAGGAGTACGGGCTCGACGCGCGCGCTTTCGCGGGGATCAAGGTCGCCGCGGTGGGCGAGCAGACCGCTGCCGCGCTGGTTGATTTCGGTGTCAAGCCTGATCTGGTGCCCAGCGGGGAGCAGTCGGCCGCCGGTCTGCTGGAGGACTGGCCGCCGTACGACCCGGTCTTCGACCCGATCGACCGGGTCTTCCTGCCACGTGCGGACATCGCCACCGAGACGCTGGTGGCCGGCCTCATCGAGCTGGGCTGGGAGGTCGACGACGTGACCGCGTACCGGACGGTGCGGGCGTCGCCGCCGCCGGCGGATACGCGCGAGGCCATCAAGGGCGGTGGGTTCGACGCGGTGCTGTTCACGTCGTCGAGCACTGTGCGGAATCTGGTGGGCATAGCCGGCAAGCCGCACAACGTGACCGTGATCGCGTGCATCGGTCCGGCGACCGCCAAGACGGCGGAGGAGCACGGGCTGCGGGTGGACGTGCTGTCGCCGGAGCCGTCGGTGCACAAGCTGGCGGAGGCGCTGGCGGAGTTCGGCGCGCAGCGTCGGGCGGCGGCGGTGGAGGCGGGCGAGCATGTGACGCGTCCGAGCGAGCGGCGTCCTGGCGGTCGCAGGCGCCGTACGACGTAG
- the hemB gene encoding porphobilinogen synthase — protein sequence MTAYGSFPGARPRRLRTTPAMRRMVAETRLHPADLILPAFVREGISEPVPISAMPGVVQHTRDTLRKAAAEALEAGVAGIMLFGVPEDAKKDAAGTAGTDPDGILQVAIRDVKAEVGDELVIMSDLCLDEYTDHGHCGVLDAEGRVDNDATLERYAEMAQVQADAGVHVVGPSGMMDGQVGVIRDALDQTGHEDVSVLAYTAKYSSAFYGPFREAVGSSLRGDRKTYQQDPANLRESLRELALDLAEGADMVMVKPAGPYLDVLAKVADAVDVPVAAYQISGEYAMVEAAAEKGWIDRDKAILETLLGIKRAGASMILTYWATEVARGC from the coding sequence ATGACTGCGTACGGATCCTTTCCCGGCGCGCGGCCGCGGCGGCTGCGCACGACCCCCGCGATGCGGCGCATGGTCGCCGAGACGCGGCTCCACCCCGCCGATCTGATCCTGCCCGCCTTCGTGCGGGAAGGGATCAGCGAGCCCGTGCCCATTTCCGCGATGCCCGGCGTCGTCCAGCACACCCGCGACACCCTGCGGAAGGCGGCCGCCGAGGCGCTTGAGGCCGGGGTGGCCGGGATCATGCTGTTCGGGGTGCCTGAGGACGCGAAGAAGGACGCAGCAGGGACCGCGGGGACGGATCCGGACGGGATTCTGCAGGTCGCGATCCGGGATGTGAAGGCCGAGGTCGGTGACGAGCTCGTGATCATGTCCGATCTCTGTCTGGACGAGTACACCGATCATGGGCACTGCGGGGTGCTGGACGCCGAAGGGCGCGTCGACAACGACGCGACGCTCGAGCGGTACGCCGAGATGGCCCAGGTCCAGGCCGACGCCGGTGTCCATGTCGTGGGGCCCAGCGGGATGATGGACGGCCAGGTCGGCGTCATCCGCGATGCGCTGGACCAGACGGGACACGAGGACGTGTCGGTCCTCGCGTACACCGCCAAGTACTCCTCCGCCTTCTACGGGCCGTTCCGGGAGGCCGTCGGGTCCTCGCTGCGCGGTGACCGCAAGACGTATCAGCAGGACCCGGCCAACCTCCGGGAGTCACTGCGGGAGTTGGCGCTGGACCTGGCCGAGGGCGCCGACATGGTGATGGTCAAGCCCGCGGGTCCGTATCTCGATGTGCTGGCGAAGGTCGCGGACGCCGTGGACGTGCCGGTCGCCGCATACCAGATCAGCGGTGAGTACGCGATGGTCGAGGCCGCCGCCGAGAAGGGCTGGATCGACCGCGACAAGGCGATTCTGGAGACCCTGCTCGGCATCAAGCGGGCCGGCGCGAGCATGATCCTGACCTACTGGGCGACCGAGGTCGCCCGGGGCTGCTAG
- a CDS encoding alpha/beta hydrolase family protein has product MIRARRIWATALAVLTVAGVSPAVAQARPQPPDVRPATAVNDDGGLPPGWRITNTDGENALEWRAPRPVPAGDARVEFHADGKLVGVPEQAKDGRTFRLALDDARPADLTGLQVLAAGRRLDRADEASDARDRRSAPPAAEPPARLPADSVDPGKPGTYRTLTGEYTLDPVRLPGFSAPVEMRGVVVAPKGATGKRPIALFLHGRHATCYVPGSDEPNIDWPCAKGAKPIPSHRGYLRDQELLASQGYLTVSISANGINGQDGDAEDGGAQARSSLVRTHLARWADWAAEPAKAPAAVRKAPKADLSRVLLVGHSRGGEGVNRAAMDSLYPPPPGQDGYRGRVRWHIRGTVLIGPTVFGQNPVPDVPSLTILPGCDGDVSDLQGQVYADGTRGVSRGKALHSAVYMVGANHNYFNSEWTPGQAQAPADDDFWHDPEQPDPVCSPGTATRLTADQQHRAGATYIAAAARLFLAGDDRVRELLDGSGRRAPSADPARVLTHAVGANRGAGFLPDGSVKVTGGRLCSAIDPDPGTACLDAKAGGSSPHFARWQPERETGRRAVALRWTAPGSAVKVRPEKPLSVNGAKSLALRVFVPPNSTGTQLDVSVTDASGKRANLGRVRVDGLPGSDRTSSYWAREVRVPLTAATRAGLDLRRVAALELTPRTRSGRAWLMDAWAWSPGTPAVREALLTRVDIGRLKVKEGDSGERTYRVPVRVSGKGSGAVRLYVLDPATGKAKDRLVTVRPGGSSIDVKVQVKGNKRYAYDVSHDVLVKAVRGAVVGSHAGGVIAENDDPMPGITVKPVADKVTEGQPLKWQISLSTPADVELTKTLRIVPVPGRPELSTKDVDRQWLLDLLGEVPGGEVPLSQLEHANLWVSVPAGKTSAEVTVPTVRDQVAEPTEYVGLQPTDDEGEPHGPALTGTVLDAS; this is encoded by the coding sequence TTGATACGTGCCCGGAGGATATGGGCCACCGCGCTGGCGGTGCTCACGGTGGCGGGGGTGTCGCCGGCAGTGGCGCAGGCCCGGCCGCAGCCGCCTGATGTCCGGCCCGCCACGGCGGTGAACGACGACGGTGGTTTACCGCCCGGCTGGCGGATCACGAACACCGACGGCGAGAACGCGCTGGAGTGGCGTGCCCCGAGACCGGTGCCGGCTGGCGACGCGCGCGTGGAGTTCCACGCCGACGGCAAGCTGGTCGGCGTGCCCGAGCAGGCGAAGGACGGCCGGACCTTCCGGCTGGCCCTCGACGACGCACGCCCAGCGGATCTGACAGGCCTTCAGGTGCTGGCGGCGGGCCGGCGGCTGGACCGGGCCGATGAGGCGTCCGACGCCCGCGACCGGCGTTCCGCGCCACCCGCCGCCGAACCGCCCGCCCGGCTCCCGGCGGACTCCGTCGATCCGGGCAAGCCGGGCACGTACCGCACGCTCACCGGCGAGTACACGCTCGACCCCGTCCGCCTGCCCGGCTTCTCGGCACCCGTAGAGATGCGCGGCGTCGTCGTCGCGCCGAAGGGCGCCACCGGCAAGCGTCCGATCGCGCTGTTCCTGCACGGCCGGCACGCCACGTGCTACGTACCGGGCAGCGACGAGCCGAACATCGACTGGCCCTGCGCCAAGGGCGCCAAACCGATCCCGAGCCACCGGGGCTATCTGCGAGACCAGGAGCTGCTGGCCTCCCAGGGCTATCTGACCGTGTCGATCTCCGCCAACGGCATCAATGGCCAGGACGGGGACGCCGAGGACGGCGGAGCACAGGCGCGTTCCTCGCTGGTGCGGACTCACCTGGCGCGGTGGGCCGACTGGGCCGCCGAGCCGGCCAAGGCACCGGCGGCCGTACGCAAGGCTCCGAAGGCCGACCTGTCCCGCGTTCTGCTCGTCGGCCACTCGCGCGGTGGCGAGGGCGTCAACCGAGCCGCCATGGACAGCCTCTACCCGCCCCCTCCCGGCCAGGACGGCTACCGCGGAAGGGTGCGCTGGCACATCCGCGGGACCGTGCTGATCGGACCGACGGTCTTCGGCCAGAACCCGGTGCCGGACGTGCCGTCGCTGACGATCCTGCCGGGCTGCGACGGCGACGTCTCCGACCTCCAGGGCCAGGTGTACGCCGACGGCACCCGCGGCGTCAGCCGGGGCAAGGCCCTGCACAGCGCGGTCTACATGGTCGGCGCCAACCACAACTACTTCAACAGCGAGTGGACGCCGGGCCAGGCCCAGGCACCCGCCGACGACGACTTCTGGCACGACCCCGAGCAGCCGGACCCGGTGTGCTCGCCGGGCACCGCGACCCGCCTGACCGCCGACCAGCAGCACCGTGCCGGTGCCACCTACATCGCCGCCGCCGCGCGGCTGTTCCTCGCCGGGGACGACCGGGTGCGCGAGCTGCTCGACGGCTCAGGCCGCCGGGCCCCCTCCGCCGACCCCGCGCGGGTGCTGACCCATGCGGTCGGCGCGAACCGTGGTGCCGGGTTCCTGCCGGACGGCTCCGTGAAGGTGACCGGCGGACGGCTCTGCTCCGCGATCGATCCCGACCCAGGTACCGCCTGCCTGGACGCGAAGGCCGGGGGCTCCTCGCCGCACTTCGCGCGCTGGCAGCCGGAACGCGAGACCGGCCGCCGGGCGGTGGCGCTGCGCTGGACCGCGCCGGGCTCGGCGGTGAAGGTGCGCCCCGAGAAGCCGCTCTCCGTCAACGGCGCCAAGAGCCTCGCGCTGCGTGTCTTCGTGCCGCCGAACTCGACGGGGACGCAGCTGGATGTGTCCGTCACCGACGCCTCCGGCAAGCGGGCGAACCTCGGTCGCGTCCGGGTGGACGGGCTGCCGGGCAGCGACCGCACCTCCTCCTACTGGGCGCGCGAGGTGCGCGTACCGCTCACCGCCGCCACCCGCGCCGGTCTCGACCTGCGGCGGGTCGCCGCCCTGGAGCTGACCCCCCGCACCCGCTCCGGACGGGCGTGGCTGATGGACGCCTGGGCCTGGAGCCCCGGCACCCCCGCCGTGCGGGAAGCACTGCTGACCCGTGTCGACATCGGCCGCCTGAAGGTCAAGGAGGGCGACTCGGGCGAACGCACGTACCGGGTGCCCGTGCGCGTGTCCGGCAAGGGCAGCGGCGCGGTGCGGCTGTACGTGCTCGACCCGGCCACCGGCAAGGCGAAGGACCGGCTGGTGACGGTGCGGCCCGGTGGCAGCAGCATCGATGTGAAGGTGCAGGTGAAGGGCAACAAGCGGTACGCCTACGACGTGTCCCACGACGTGCTCGTGAAGGCGGTCCGCGGGGCTGTCGTCGGCTCGCACGCCGGCGGGGTCATCGCCGAGAACGACGACCCGATGCCCGGGATCACCGTGAAGCCGGTCGCCGACAAGGTGACCGAGGGGCAGCCCCTGAAGTGGCAGATCTCCCTGTCGACGCCCGCCGACGTGGAGTTGACGAAGACGCTGCGGATCGTCCCCGTCCCGGGCCGCCCCGAGCTGTCCACCAAGGACGTCGACCGGCAGTGGCTGCTCGACCTGCTCGGCGAGGTCCCCGGCGGTGAAGTCCCCCTGTCCCAGCTGGAGCACGCCAACCTGTGGGTGTCCGTACCGGCCGGGAAGACCAGTGCGGAGGTGACCGTGCCCACGGTCCGCGACCAGGTGGCCGAGCCGACGGAGTACGTGGGCCTCCAGCCCACCGACGACGAGGGCGAGCCGCACGGCCCGGCACTGACCGGCACCGTGCTCGACGCTTCGTAG
- a CDS encoding glycoside hydrolase family 19 protein — protein sequence MLRHRIVALLIAILAGSGLAAVFMPAASAATADACTSAPNWSAGTSHVTGNVVKYTDGKYYIAEHDNPGYDPTISTWFWDPYTCSGGGDPSPSGFVVSEAQFNQMFPSRNSFYTYSGLKAALSAYPGFANTGSDTVKKQEAAAFLANVSHETGGLVYVVEQNQANYPHYCDWSQPYGCPAGQAAYYGRGPIQLSWNFNYKAAGDALGIDLLNNPWLVQNDAAVAWKTGLWYWNTQNGPGTMTPHNAMVNQAGFGQTIRSINGSLECDGKNPAQVQSRVNSYQQFTQILGVAPGGNLYC from the coding sequence GTGCTGAGACACCGCATCGTGGCGTTGCTGATCGCGATCCTGGCGGGAAGCGGACTGGCGGCGGTCTTCATGCCCGCCGCATCCGCCGCCACCGCGGACGCCTGCACCTCCGCGCCGAACTGGTCCGCCGGTACGTCGCACGTCACTGGCAACGTTGTCAAATACACCGACGGCAAGTACTACATAGCCGAGCACGACAACCCGGGCTACGACCCCACCATCAGCACCTGGTTCTGGGACCCGTACACGTGTAGCGGCGGCGGGGACCCGTCCCCCTCCGGCTTCGTCGTGAGCGAGGCGCAGTTCAACCAGATGTTCCCGAGCCGGAATTCGTTCTACACCTACAGCGGGCTGAAGGCGGCCCTCAGCGCGTACCCGGGCTTCGCGAACACCGGCAGCGACACCGTCAAGAAGCAGGAGGCCGCGGCCTTCCTCGCGAACGTCAGCCACGAGACCGGCGGACTGGTCTACGTCGTCGAGCAGAACCAGGCCAACTACCCGCACTACTGCGACTGGAGCCAGCCCTACGGCTGCCCGGCCGGCCAGGCGGCGTACTACGGACGCGGTCCGATCCAGCTCAGCTGGAACTTCAACTACAAGGCAGCGGGCGACGCGCTCGGCATCGATCTGCTCAACAACCCCTGGCTTGTGCAGAACGACGCCGCGGTGGCCTGGAAGACCGGCCTCTGGTACTGGAACACCCAGAACGGCCCGGGCACGATGACCCCCCACAACGCCATGGTCAACCAGGCGGGCTTCGGCCAGACCATCCGCTCCATCAACGGCTCGCTGGAGTGCGACGGCAAGAACCCGGCGCAGGTCCAGAGCCGCGTCAACAGCTACCAGCAGTTCACCCAGATCCTGGGCGTCGCCCCGGGCGGGAATCTCTACTGCTGA
- a CDS encoding DUF4253 domain-containing protein gives MVINPSALGLDLPSGAMRVQPSLWYANDPAQHDTWARLLPAREACGMHPVLLVNEESRSLTWDKDLDVEHVSHPDDHDLEEVLISLWSSVQAEDADQGDADTIAPFTPEWPGLAPAGEPPAQADATAARVAAELLDAGRLKAARAGLIRVRRSADIPVALGRLGPCNHADTGLLSTVLRSWEDRFGIRVVALHFDRLDVSVAAPPRSMMEALAVAAEHHAFCPDNVRQGYDTIREYAERALLGKQHWTFRWD, from the coding sequence ATGGTGATCAACCCGAGCGCACTCGGCCTGGATCTGCCGTCCGGTGCCATGCGCGTCCAGCCGTCCCTCTGGTACGCGAACGACCCGGCGCAGCACGACACTTGGGCACGTCTCTTGCCCGCCCGGGAGGCGTGCGGCATGCACCCGGTGCTGCTCGTGAACGAGGAGAGCCGTTCCCTCACCTGGGACAAGGATCTCGATGTCGAGCATGTGTCACACCCCGACGACCATGACCTCGAAGAGGTCCTGATATCGCTCTGGTCCTCCGTCCAGGCGGAGGACGCGGACCAGGGCGACGCGGACACCATCGCCCCCTTCACGCCCGAGTGGCCGGGTCTCGCCCCGGCGGGCGAGCCGCCGGCCCAAGCGGACGCCACGGCCGCTCGCGTCGCCGCCGAACTGCTGGACGCCGGACGGCTGAAGGCCGCCCGGGCGGGGCTGATTCGCGTCCGCCGCAGCGCGGACATTCCCGTCGCGCTGGGCCGGCTCGGCCCGTGCAACCACGCGGACACCGGCCTGCTGTCCACCGTCTTGCGCTCCTGGGAGGACCGCTTCGGCATACGCGTTGTGGCGCTCCACTTCGACCGCCTGGACGTCTCGGTCGCGGCCCCGCCCCGCTCGATGATGGAGGCTCTCGCGGTCGCGGCCGAGCACCACGCGTTCTGCCCGGACAACGTCCGGCAGGGGTACGACACGATCCGCGAGTACGCGGAACGGGCGCTGCTGGGCAAGCAGCACTGGACCTTCCGGTGGGACTGA